A single region of the Dehalococcoides mccartyi genome encodes:
- a CDS encoding formate dehydrogenase accessory protein FdhE: MNTNRLERINSEIERYRAAQPELETILALYQKVFAIQESASSQEEPAPLISEEDAIAKLASGEYILKGIPLSPPAELFHQTGLKLGQAFTQTAGEKFPAPALLKLIESHPEGLSGFISAILADNLDYLAEFAQKTSFNPETLLFFVTNLVSPFSAAQAKYYQPQVDLLGWDKNTCPFCGSSPRYSRLDKDNGARRLFCSLCHIQWNYRRIKCAYCSNANAEKLRHFYSAVFPYQRVDVCEKCKSYIKTTDERRLGRECLPEVEDAVSIHLDNIAQNEGYQPG; encoded by the coding sequence ATGAATACTAATCGGCTGGAGCGTATCAATTCGGAAATTGAAAGATACAGGGCCGCTCAGCCGGAACTGGAAACCATACTTGCCCTGTACCAGAAGGTTTTTGCAATTCAGGAGTCGGCTTCCTCGCAAGAGGAGCCGGCTCCCCTTATTTCAGAGGAAGATGCCATAGCCAAGCTGGCATCCGGCGAATATATACTGAAAGGTATTCCGCTTAGCCCCCCGGCCGAACTTTTTCACCAGACAGGCCTTAAACTGGGACAGGCCTTTACCCAAACAGCCGGAGAGAAATTCCCCGCTCCAGCCCTGCTTAAGCTGATAGAAAGCCATCCTGAAGGATTATCCGGCTTTATTTCCGCCATACTCGCGGATAATCTGGACTATCTGGCTGAATTTGCCCAAAAAACCAGCTTCAATCCCGAAACGCTGCTCTTCTTTGTGACCAATTTGGTTTCTCCTTTTTCAGCGGCCCAAGCCAAATACTATCAACCGCAGGTAGATCTGCTAGGCTGGGATAAAAATACCTGCCCCTTCTGCGGCTCAAGCCCCCGCTACTCCCGGCTGGATAAGGACAACGGTGCCCGCCGCCTGTTCTGCTCACTCTGCCACATCCAATGGAATTACCGCCGGATAAAATGCGCCTATTGTTCCAATGCCAATGCCGAAAAGCTCCGTCATTTCTACTCTGCAGTGTTCCCTTACCAGCGGGTGGATGTCTGCGAAAAGTGTAAGTCATACATCAAGACCACTGATGAACGGCGGCTGGGACGCGAGTGTCTGCCTGAAGTTGAAGACGCTGTTTCCATCCATCTGGATAACATCGCCCAGAACGAGGGCTACCAGCCCGGCTAG
- a CDS encoding DEAD/DEAH box helicase: MSFESFNFAPAVMAGVRACGYKEPTPIQAQAIPPIMEGHDVIGLAQTGTGKTAAYALPIIQKMLSTPRGRVRTLVIAPTRELACQISDSFRSLGQRARIRECSIYGGVNMDQQIRRLRSGVDVVVACPGRLLDHIWRGTIDVCGVETLIIDEADRMFDMGFQPDIQSILKCLVQPHQTLLFSATMPPEVRKLTQESQTNPVTIQVGTQAPASSVSHSVYPVKSHQKTPLLIEILKTTETKSVLIFARTKYGAENLADEISKAGFTTASLQGNLSQNRRHAVMEGFRRGNFKILVATDIAARGLDIDHISHVINYDMPDTPEDYTHRIGRTGRFDRTGQALSLVTGRDGDMVRDIQRLLSSPIQRLRVDGFDYATTRNDGQHQSQRRDFAPRRGYSSGGYNHPEMSVNEALQTDTPAEMPLSPARPYNAGFRPGRPSNSAPRFRREGNLAPRIQRQSSFEDSPAPAPRPEARFNDRPSYRKENSFPVSEQVRPAFKKETGFTPREHNPADFENHEQPSGRRPARFNGKVSFADRPARPGNKVGKPPFFKRSRKPVSENNETY; this comes from the coding sequence ATGTCTTTCGAATCTTTCAATTTTGCTCCGGCTGTTATGGCTGGAGTAAGAGCCTGCGGCTATAAAGAGCCCACTCCTATTCAGGCTCAGGCTATTCCCCCCATTATGGAAGGGCACGATGTTATTGGTCTGGCTCAAACAGGTACAGGTAAAACCGCTGCTTATGCTCTGCCCATTATTCAGAAAATGCTTTCCACTCCCAGGGGACGGGTACGCACCCTTGTTATTGCACCGACCCGGGAACTGGCTTGCCAGATTTCCGATAGTTTCCGTTCACTTGGTCAGCGCGCCCGTATTCGGGAGTGCTCCATTTACGGCGGTGTAAATATGGACCAGCAAATCCGCCGCTTAAGGAGCGGGGTGGATGTAGTGGTTGCTTGTCCCGGCAGGCTTCTGGACCATATATGGCGGGGTACTATTGATGTTTGCGGGGTTGAAACCCTGATTATAGACGAAGCTGACCGCATGTTTGATATGGGTTTCCAGCCGGATATCCAGAGCATTTTAAAATGCCTGGTTCAGCCTCATCAAACTCTTTTATTTTCGGCAACCATGCCGCCGGAGGTCCGTAAGCTTACTCAGGAAAGTCAAACCAATCCGGTGACTATACAGGTTGGGACTCAGGCTCCGGCAAGCAGTGTCAGCCATAGCGTTTATCCGGTGAAAAGCCACCAGAAAACCCCTTTGCTGATTGAAATACTGAAAACAACGGAAACTAAGTCTGTCCTGATATTTGCCCGAACCAAGTACGGGGCAGAAAATCTGGCTGACGAAATATCTAAAGCCGGTTTTACTACCGCTTCGCTTCAGGGTAATCTTTCCCAGAACCGCCGTCATGCCGTTATGGAAGGATTCCGCCGCGGAAATTTCAAAATTCTGGTAGCTACTGATATTGCCGCCAGAGGCTTGGATATTGACCATATTTCCCATGTGATAAACTACGATATGCCGGATACTCCTGAAGATTATACTCACCGTATCGGGCGGACAGGGCGTTTTGACCGCACCGGTCAGGCCCTCAGTTTGGTAACCGGACGTGATGGCGATATGGTAAGGGATATTCAAAGGCTCTTAAGCAGCCCTATTCAGCGTCTTCGGGTTGACGGGTTTGATTATGCGACTACCCGCAATGATGGACAACACCAGTCACAACGCAGGGATTTTGCCCCCCGCCGCGGTTATTCAAGTGGCGGTTACAATCACCCTGAAATGTCTGTAAATGAGGCTTTGCAAACGGATACCCCGGCTGAGATGCCGCTAAGCCCTGCCAGACCCTATAATGCAGGTTTCAGACCGGGCCGCCCCTCAAATTCTGCTCCCCGTTTCCGCAGGGAGGGTAACTTAGCACCCCGTATACAGAGGCAGTCTTCTTTTGAGGATAGCCCTGCGCCGGCACCCAGACCTGAAGCCCGGTTTAATGACCGTCCCTCTTATAGAAAAGAGAATAGCTTTCCTGTTTCCGAACAAGTGCGTCCTGCTTTCAAAAAGGAAACCGGGTTTACTCCCCGTGAGCATAACCCGGCTGATTTTGAAAATCACGAACAGCCTTCAGGCAGGCGTCCTGCCCGGTTTAACGGCAAGGTTTCTTTTGCAGATCGCCCTGCCCGTCCGGGGAATAAAGTGGGGAAACCTCCCTTCTTTAAACGGTCAAGGAAACCCGTTTCAGAGAATAACGAAACTTACTAG
- a CDS encoding TerC family protein — protein sequence MSLTVLWVIFAVMVLCMLALDLGVFHRRAHEVKTKEALIWSGVWILLALIFGGLVYFSLGNEIGLNYLSGYIIELSLSVDNLFVFIMIFSYFCIKREYQHKVLFWGILGAIIMRAVFIAAGITLIENLSWVLYIFGAFLIYTGIRMVKDQNKEIHPDKNPLVNFVCRILPMTNKLHGDHFFIKENGRKLATPLILVLVTIEAMDLVFAIDSIPAVMAITLDPFIVFTSNIFAVMGLRAMYMALSGVIQKLHYLHYGLAAILSFLGIKMLISDFVHLPVALSLSVVAVILAISIAASLLRPPKEIKPVEVPQPECPVDEGK from the coding sequence TTGTCTTTGACTGTTTTGTGGGTAATATTTGCTGTAATGGTGCTTTGTATGCTGGCGCTGGATTTGGGTGTTTTTCACCGCCGCGCCCATGAAGTAAAGACTAAAGAAGCTCTTATCTGGAGTGGTGTCTGGATTTTACTGGCCCTGATATTCGGCGGGCTTGTGTATTTCAGTTTGGGCAATGAAATAGGGCTTAATTATCTAAGCGGGTATATTATTGAGTTGTCCCTTTCGGTTGATAACCTGTTTGTATTCATCATGATATTCTCTTATTTCTGTATCAAAAGGGAGTATCAGCACAAGGTTCTGTTCTGGGGTATTCTGGGGGCTATTATTATGCGGGCGGTTTTTATAGCGGCCGGCATTACCCTTATAGAAAACCTCAGCTGGGTGCTGTATATATTCGGGGCTTTCCTGATTTATACCGGTATACGTATGGTGAAAGACCAGAATAAAGAGATACACCCTGATAAAAATCCTCTGGTAAATTTTGTCTGCCGTATTTTGCCCATGACCAACAAACTCCATGGTGACCATTTCTTTATAAAAGAAAACGGCAGAAAACTGGCTACCCCCTTGATTCTGGTGCTGGTTACAATAGAGGCTATGGATTTGGTTTTTGCTATAGATTCCATACCTGCGGTTATGGCCATTACTTTAGACCCGTTTATTGTCTTTACGTCTAACATCTTTGCCGTGATGGGGCTGAGGGCTATGTATATGGCACTTTCAGGGGTAATTCAGAAACTGCATTATTTGCATTATGGTTTGGCGGCTATACTGTCTTTCCTGGGTATAAAAATGCTGATAAGTGATTTTGTTCATCTGCCGGTGGCGCTTTCCTTAAGTGTGGTGGCGGTTATACTGGCGATATCAATTGCGGCGTCACTCCTCAGGCCGCCTAAGGAAATAAAGCCGGTTGAAGTGCCTCAACCGGAGTGTCCGGTAGATGAGGGGAAATAA
- the nrfD gene encoding NrfD/PsrC family molybdoenzyme membrane anchor subunit, giving the protein MFSAIKGWVNKLEQTGNPNVPLFGKWGLLQIILGLGALTVAGLKLAYGLGPITNLSDNWPWGLWVAFDVGAYIASAAGGFTMAAIVYIFGFEKFRPLVRPAILIGALCYTIGAIGIMIDLARSIRIVHPIWMWNHESIMFEVGWCVMMYLTVLYLEFSNNIFERIGWKKLGNLQHAFIIPLVIFGIMLSFLHQSSLGALFLINPAQQPLWHGPLMGHLFLVSAMALGLSVLTYFSIILSRSWKMTLRMDILSKLGLVIAWILLVYLAARGVDYAITGNLATGLNGDWYTVLWVAEVGIGMLLPMILLFIKKVRTSRTGLLWATGLIIMGVVLNRINTLVISQAPNREGSYFPHILEFVFTFGLIAGAMYVFRLCAKYLPLYSDHMKGLTPEQVKKAPEVIPAN; this is encoded by the coding sequence ATGTTCAGTGCCATCAAGGGCTGGGTAAACAAGCTCGAACAGACCGGCAACCCCAACGTGCCTTTATTCGGCAAATGGGGACTCCTCCAGATTATCCTTGGTCTGGGTGCCTTAACCGTGGCCGGGTTGAAACTGGCTTATGGTCTGGGTCCCATCACCAACCTTTCAGATAACTGGCCCTGGGGTCTTTGGGTTGCCTTTGACGTAGGCGCATATATCGCCTCGGCGGCCGGTGGTTTTACCATGGCTGCCATTGTATACATATTCGGTTTTGAGAAATTCCGCCCCCTGGTACGGCCGGCTATTCTCATTGGTGCATTGTGTTACACCATCGGCGCTATCGGCATCATGATTGACCTTGCCCGCTCCATACGGATTGTTCATCCTATCTGGATGTGGAACCATGAGTCCATCATGTTTGAAGTAGGCTGGTGCGTTATGATGTACCTGACCGTACTCTATCTCGAATTCTCCAACAATATTTTTGAACGTATTGGCTGGAAGAAGCTGGGTAACCTGCAGCATGCCTTTATTATCCCGCTGGTTATCTTCGGCATTATGCTCTCCTTCCTCCACCAGTCTTCACTGGGTGCCCTGTTCCTGATTAACCCGGCTCAGCAGCCCCTCTGGCACGGCCCGCTGATGGGTCACCTGTTCCTGGTATCCGCCATGGCTCTGGGTTTGTCAGTTCTCACTTACTTCTCCATTATACTGTCACGCTCCTGGAAGATGACCCTGCGTATGGATATACTTTCCAAACTGGGGCTGGTTATCGCCTGGATTCTGCTAGTTTATCTGGCAGCCCGCGGCGTTGACTACGCTATCACCGGAAACCTGGCCACCGGCCTTAACGGTGACTGGTATACCGTACTCTGGGTAGCTGAAGTAGGTATCGGCATGTTGCTGCCCATGATACTGCTCTTCATAAAGAAGGTCCGCACTTCACGCACCGGCCTTCTCTGGGCAACCGGTTTGATAATTATGGGTGTGGTCTTAAACCGCATAAATACCCTGGTTATCTCTCAGGCTCCCAACCGCGAAGGCAGTTATTTCCCGCACATACTGGAATTCGTCTTCACCTTCGGTCTTATTGCCGGGGCTATGTATGTATTCCGCCTGTGTGCCAAATACCTGCCGCTTTATTCTGACCACATGAAGGGGCTTACCCCCGAACAGGTCAAGAAAGCACCTGAGGTTATACCGGCAAACTAA